The genomic stretch AGCGTGGTTTGGATGGTTTTGGTGCCGCCGAGGACGCCAGTACCGGTGCCAGCTACGCCTTCAATTGCGTTGACAGCATAGACGATGGAACCGTCAACTGCGTTGACAAATACGGTCCAGTTGCCCGGGGTGTCGCTGATGTAGCTCACACCTACTTGATAGGAGAGAATCGCTTGATCGCCAACCGGGTAGTACACCAGTTCTGCTGCTGCCGCTTTGGACAGTTCGCCAGTGAAGCCAGTGTGTGCAACCGCTTTGTCGATCGCTGTAGTCGCGTTAAGTTTTGCTTGTTTCGCGTTTGCTTTTACGTTTTTGAAGCTACCAGTTACGCCTTCTGCGTCGCCGTTCGCTTCATGAACGATCACTTGGGAACCGTAAACTTTCACACCGTCGATCACTTGGTCCAGACGAGTGTGGGTGGTGCCATTTTCGTCCTTGTGGGACTTCTTCACTTTAAAGTTGCCTTCAGCTTTCGCGAAGCCGAAATCACCTTTTACTTTTTCCAGCGTGTTGATCGCGCGTTGTTCAGCGGTTGCGCCTTCAACTTTGCCGATCTTGCCTTTTACGTTGTGGACTGCGCCTTTTTCGTCTTTCAGGACTTGCTTGTCGTTCGCAGCGCCTGCGTTCATAGTGAGTGCAGCTGCAACCATCGAAGACATTACCAGTGTTGCGATAACTTTTTTGTTCATTTGATTGTGACCCCCCGAAGTTTATTTGTATTTTTGTTTACTTGGAGTTTGTTTCTGATTTAAATATACGACAATGGAGAATGTTCTGTCAATGCAATTTGTCAGTTTTGTGACGTATTTATAAAAAAAATATTAAGAAACGGATCGCTTTAATAATACAAAATCTTCCAAGATAAAACCCCTTGCTGTTTGGGCAAGGGGTTAAAGGTGTTAAATACCAACTGCGGTCCACGCGCTTTGCAAAGCGGAGTAGTACGAGGAGCTTGTGCCGTACAGCGCTGCGGTCGCTTGCAGCGTAGCCGAGCGTGCGCCAGCGAAGTTGGTGCTCGAAGTCATGTAGTCGCGAGAAGCGATATACCAGATTTTGCCTGCGATGTCGCGGGAGCCGATCGCCGTCGCGAAGTTATAGAACGCTTTGTTCGGGATGCCCGAGTTGGTGTGTACGCCGCCATTGTCAGCGGAGGTGTTCACATATTGGCTCATGTGGGCCGGGTCGCCGTAAGCGTTCGGGTCGGACATCGAGCGGAAGCCGACCGTACCGTAAGCCGGGAGTGTCAGATCTTCACCCATGATCCAGTTGCTGCCTTCGATCACCGCGCCCATCGCGTCAGACCACGATTCGTTCAGTGCACCAGACTGATTTTTGTAGACGAGGCCCGAAGTGGTTTCGGTTACGCCGTGGGTCAGTTCGTGGGCGATGACGTCGAGTGCGGCAGAGAATGCGCGGAAGTTCACGCCGTCGCCGTCCCCGTAGGTCATGGACGAACCGTTCCAGAACGCGTTGTTATAGTTGCTTCTGTAGTTGACGTAGGAGAGCAGAGTGCTACCACTGCCGTTGTATGAGTTGCGGCCGAGCATGTTGTAGTAGTAATCGTACACCACGCCCGTATAGTAATGGGCATCGACACCTGCGCGCTGGTTGGTAGCGTTCCACACGTTGTCGCTGTCTGTCATGTTCGAATTGAACAGGATGCCGTTATTGTACGTTTTGGTCTGGATCATGCCGGTCATCGGCTTGCTCTTGTCCTCGAGGTAGTAGGTGCCGCTGCGCAGTGTCGTTTCGATGGTCTTGGTATCGCCGAGGACGCCGATGCCAGTGCCCGCCACATGCTCGATCTGGTTGAAGGAATCGACGATCTCACCTGTTGCGACATCGACAAAAACGGTCCAGCGACCCGGTAGTTCGCCCATGTGGTTGACGCCGACCTTGTAGGTCAGGATCGCCTCATCGCCTTTTTCGACGTACATCAATTCCGCTTGGGCCGGTTCGGACAGCTCGCCTGTGTATCCGGTGTGAGCGACCGCTTTGCTGATCGCATCATTCACTTTGAGCGACGATTTGCTCACTTTCGGAGTCAATTCTTTGAAGGCGCCGGTGATGCCTTGCACATCGCCGTCCGCTTCGTGGACGATCATTTGGCTAGCAAAGACCGGGATGCCACCGATGACGCGGTCGAGCTTGGTATGGGTGGTGCCGTTTTCGTCTTTGTGGGATTTGTTCACTTTAAACTTGCCCGATGCTGTATGGAAACCATAGACGTTCTTCGCTTTGTCGAGCGCTTTCAAAGCGCGCTCTTCAGCAGTTGCGCCGTCAACTTTGCCAAGTTTGCCGACAACGTTGTGCACAGCGCCTTTATCGTCTTTCTGTACTTGCTTGTCAGATGCAGCTCCTGCCGACGACATCGCGACTGCAGATGCCAGAAACGATGTCATGACCAGTGTGGTAACCAGTTTTTTGTTCATTGTGAATGACCCCTCTCTCTTTGTTATAATTAGTAGAACTTGTTAATTGTTATTGTTCTCAGTGTATAAGATTTCGAAAATTAAGTCAATAAAATTCACAATATTTGTTTTATATGATGTTTGTGTTTTTTATAATATGAAAAGCCTCCAAAAAGATCGGGGGCTTTGTGCGGTGTTGATTCGTTTACACCAACGTTGGTCCAAGCGGTTCTCAGCGCGGTGTAGTAGGAAGAAGTCGAACCGTACAGCGCTGCAGTCGCTTGCAGGGTAGCTGCGCGCGCGTCTGCACCGTTTTCCCGCGCAAAGATCGATTTTTTTTTCGACATGGCAAGATTTTTGATCGATTCGTCTGTTTTCAAGGCGTCTCGGCCAAAATAGAAAGGTTGATTCAAGAAAGTTGTGGTCCGATTCGAAAAAATTCGATATTGAAGACCAACGTGTGGTTATTTTTAAATTGAATATTTTAAAAATATAAATTTCGAAATTGAAAAGTAGAGTGGAAGGGGGGTCAACAGCAGATGGCGAAAAATAAATCATGGGATGTCCGGGACCCGGAGGTCAGGCAGATGGTGGAAGGAATGAAAATGGAACTTGCGCGGGAGTTTGGCCTTGGAGTTCCGCTGGACGGCTATTGGGGAAATTGCGCTTCGAAAGAGCTTGGAAAGATCGGATCGCAATTAAAAAAACGCCTGCCCGTCTTGTTGGAGCGGAGTTCGATGCAAAAGAAGGTGCGGAAAAAGCGGAATTGAGGTAGTCTGTTAACTAGGAATTCAGAGTAGGAATGGAGGGGACCCTTTGCTTCATCTTGTCGAGAAGAATCGTGAAGCGTATCTGCCGCTCTTGCTGTTGGCCGACCCATCGGAAGTGATGGTGCGCCGTTATCTGGCGACAGGCGTGCTGTACACCTGGCGCTCCGAAGAGGATGAGACGATGGGCGTGCTGCTTGTGGTGGAGCTTGAGCCTGGTAAGGTCGAGATCAAAAACATCGCGGTACGCGAAGGCTACCAAGGTCAAGGATTCGGCAAACTGCTGATGCAGGCAGTGCTTCGCCAACTGAAAGAACAGGAGTATCGCGAAGTGGTCGTCCACACGGGTAATTCGAGCATTGGCAATTTTGCTTTTTATCAAAAGCAGGGATTTCGCATGGTCGGCATCGACTTCGATTATTTTATTAGAGAATATGGAGAACCGATCATGGAGGACGGCATTCCATGCCGCGATCAGATCAAATTTGTGCGTCCGCTGTAACAAGCGGAACTTTTTTTGGGACGAAATGCCGAATAATCGGCGCTATAATTGCTGGAATTTCGGCAGTTGAGGCGAACGGAGAGGAGGAAGTCTGGGATGGAGTATGAAGCGCGCGAGATGGTGGAGATGCTGCGGGCGATTTTGGCGTCGATCGACGAAGGGATTCATGCGGTCGATCGCGATGGGATCACGATTTATTATAATGACGCGGTGGCGCGGTTGGACGGTCTCGATCCACAGGAAGTGATCGGCAAACACCTGCTGGAAGTGTTTCCTTCGTTGGATACGGGCACATCGACGCTGCTCAAAGTCATTCAGACGGGCGAGCGGATACCGGACATGCCGCAGATGTATACGAACTATCGCGGCAAGAAGGTACATACGGTGAATACCACGTTGCCGATCGTCTCCGGAGGCAAACTGGTCGGGGCGCTGGAAGTCGCGAAGGATTTAACGCGGCTCAAAGAGCTGAACGAAAAGTTGATCGATCTGCAGGCGCAGGTGGTCGGGGTGGAAAAGGCGATCGGTAAGAAGAAAAGCCCGATTGAGGCGCATTGGACTTTTCAAAAGATTTTGACGCAGGATAGATCGATGCTGTTGCTCAAGGAGTTGGCAGCAAGGGCGGCGACCACATCCTCTCCGGTGCTAGTCTATGGTGCGACTGGGACGGGCAAGGAGCTTTTTGTACAGTCGATTCACAACGCATCACCGCGGCGGAATCGGCCCTTTATCGCCCAAAACTGTGCGGCATTGCCAGCGTCACTGCTAGAAGGTCTCCTGTTTGGGACGGTGAAAGGATCGTTTACGGGAGCGGAGAATCGGCCGGGCCTGTTCGAATTGGCAGACGGCGGAACGCTCTTTTTGGATGAGATCAACTCGATGCCGCTTGAGTTGCAGGCCAAGTTGCTTCGCGTACTGCAAGAAGGCATCGTACGGCGCGTGGGCGATACGAAAGTGATCCAGGTCGATGTGCGCGTGCTGGCGGCGACCAATCAAAATCCGATTCTGGCGATCGAGCAAGGGCATCTGCGCAGTGACCTGTATTACCGACTCAACGTCGTCTCGCTGCATCTGCCGCCGCTGTCGGAGCGGCCGGATGACATTCGCATT from Tumebacillus algifaecis encodes the following:
- a CDS encoding GNAT family N-acetyltransferase, whose amino-acid sequence is MLHLVEKNREAYLPLLLLADPSEVMVRRYLATGVLYTWRSEEDETMGVLLVVELEPGKVEIKNIAVREGYQGQGFGKLLMQAVLRQLKEQEYREVVVHTGNSSIGNFAFYQKQGFRMVGIDFDYFIREYGEPIMEDGIPCRDQIKFVRPL
- a CDS encoding sigma-54 interaction domain-containing protein, with amino-acid sequence MEYEAREMVEMLRAILASIDEGIHAVDRDGITIYYNDAVARLDGLDPQEVIGKHLLEVFPSLDTGTSTLLKVIQTGERIPDMPQMYTNYRGKKVHTVNTTLPIVSGGKLVGALEVAKDLTRLKELNEKLIDLQAQVVGVEKAIGKKKSPIEAHWTFQKILTQDRSMLLLKELAARAATTSSPVLVYGATGTGKELFVQSIHNASPRRNRPFIAQNCAALPASLLEGLLFGTVKGSFTGAENRPGLFELADGGTLFLDEINSMPLELQAKLLRVLQEGIVRRVGDTKVIQVDVRVLAATNQNPILAIEQGHLRSDLYYRLNVVSLHLPPLSERPDDIRILVRHFIDKFNAKFGLQVIDVTPEVFDRFHRYEWPGNVRELEHAVEGAMNLADEPYLRMEHLPWHIREGHFAGQAERVFALPPGVRPLREVLDRVEAALIEQAMRETNGNVQQAAKLLKVPRQTLQYRLSKGQKQEKE
- a CDS encoding M4 family metallopeptidase; translated protein: MNKKLVTTLVMTSFLASAVAMSSAGAASDKQVQKDDKGAVHNVVGKLGKVDGATAEERALKALDKAKNVYGFHTASGKFKVNKSHKDENGTTHTKLDRVIGGIPVFASQMIVHEADGDVQGITGAFKELTPKVSKSSLKVNDAISKAVAHTGYTGELSEPAQAELMYVEKGDEAILTYKVGVNHMGELPGRWTVFVDVATGEIVDSFNQIEHVAGTGIGVLGDTKTIETTLRSGTYYLEDKSKPMTGMIQTKTYNNGILFNSNMTDSDNVWNATNQRAGVDAHYYTGVVYDYYYNMLGRNSYNGSGSTLLSYVNYRSNYNNAFWNGSSMTYGDGDGVNFRAFSAALDVIAHELTHGVTETTSGLVYKNQSGALNESWSDAMGAVIEGSNWIMGEDLTLPAYGTVGFRSMSDPNAYGDPAHMSQYVNTSADNGGVHTNSGIPNKAFYNFATAIGSRDIAGKIWYIASRDYMTSSTNFAGARSATLQATAALYGTSSSYYSALQSAWTAVGI
- a CDS encoding small, acid-soluble spore protein, alpha/beta type gives rise to the protein MAKNKSWDVRDPEVRQMVEGMKMELAREFGLGVPLDGYWGNCASKELGKIGSQLKKRLPVLLERSSMQKKVRKKRN